From a single Oreochromis niloticus isolate F11D_XX linkage group LG4, O_niloticus_UMD_NMBU, whole genome shotgun sequence genomic region:
- the LOC102083097 gene encoding nuclear GTPase SLIP-GC isoform X1, translating into MDDFVRNKLVEWGLSELVEKFKDEQIDSESLCELDDQEINNLITKAGPRVKFKKNLKLLKEEKNTNQETVISFQCQQQHEDVADVVQCEEEHEEAADVVQVLPSTSDTGKRKPDLESDASRLQSPAKRQRQSMPGFEEPTILSNVKNIMAFVHSRLNEQDKLCAFLKKKISDLETNKRELVGVFGKTGAGKSSLINAIIKEKNLLPSGSVNACTSVMIKVEANTYSSKYEAEIEFITKEEWNEELWSFRQFLDNNKNQKKEDDDYHDAVEKLSALYGDDWRKSFENLMDRKYFKEIPEFLQSRRKILTCESANELSAEFVKYTRSDSKQEESDEGKQWFWPLVKCVTVRVPNRPLLQHVTLVDLPGNGDCNKSRDQMWKGIVGDCSTVWIVTEINRAASDKEAWGILESVSSLIGNGGECQQIHFICTKSDLLDDSDDLSSADIHDRIVKRNIQANDGVRKEFNKRSKIKTHFTDDSFKVFTVSSKEFLKGKHLSPEDTEITKLKGFLQELNDCHSEIVNYVSGAYGILSLIEGARRRKEGVGKADDVCKVLEKNMTEKLDQVKKAVEKAIKDFEQCLTEGVKNSKTSDEKLKSFLDRDKQPSFFKTLEAVVRKDGMHKTKKGEHINLNTVLASCLTDSIDEKFRKTFPNDVKGGYFDGVISRFSLDTNSLIQKYQDVKLQLIFLQTEEDKIKAKLNKIILKEKKIIYNSLTEAIEKNMKKCYEDARKISGNDALKKMRKTIETHVSLNRNMYEDAKETMLEKMDELMMIICKELKETMDHSIKLSLKASALSESLPDVSEHLETVQQHYNEVPVNSQRKRVKFDDNPKHLNIQFAPHSNSRNLMTHSTSLREH; encoded by the exons ATGGATGATTTCGTAAGAAACAAACTGGTTGAATGGGGGCTAAGTGAGTTGGTGGAGAAATTTAAAG atGAACAAATCGATTCTGAAAGTCTGTGTGAGCTTGATGATCAAGAAATTAATAATTTGATCACAAAAGCTGGACCAAGAGTGAAATTCAAGAAGAACCTCAAGCTGTTAAAG gaagaaaaaaacacaaatcaagAAACAGTCATTTCTTTTCAA TGTCAACAGCAGCATGAAGATGTAGCTGATGTGGTTCAG TGTGAAGAGGAGCATGAAGAAGCAGCTGATGTGGTTCAG GTCTTGCCATCCACAAGTGATACAG gaaaaagaaaaccagACCTTGAAAGTGATGCCAGCAGGTTGCAGTCACCAGCTAAGCGACAGCGTCAGTCAATGCCAGGATTTGAAG AACCAACCATACTATCTAATGTGAAAAACATCATGGCATTTGTACATTCCAGACTAAATGAGCAAGACAAACTCTGTGCTTTCTTAAA GAAAAAGATCAGTGATTTGGAGACAAACAAGAGGGAGCTGGTTGGTGTCTTTGGTAAAACTGGAGCTGGAAAGAGCTCTTTGATAAATGCCATCATCAAAGAGAAGAATCTTTTACCCTCAGGAAGTGTCAATGCCTGCACCTCAGTCATGATCAAAGTGGAGGCTAACACATACAGCTCAAAGTATGAAGCAGAAATTGAGTTCATCACAAAAGAG GAGTGGAACGAAGAGTTGTGGTCATTTCGTCAGTTTCTtgacaataataaaaatcagaaaaaggAAGACGATGATTATCATGACGCTGTTGAAAAGCTGTCAGCACTGTATGGAGACGACTGGAGAAAGTCCTTTGAAAACCTCATGGATCGCAAATATTTCAAAGAAATTCCAGAATTTCTCCAATCCAGGCGGAAGATTTTGACATGTGAATCA GCTAATGAACTCTCTGCAGAATTTGTCAAGTACACAAGAAGTGATTCAAAACAAGAAGAaagtgatgaaggaaaacagtGGTTTTGGCCACTAGTGAAGTGTGTGACTGTCAGGGTGCCAAACAGGCCTCTTCTCCAGCATGTCACACTTGTGGACCTTCCTGGAAATGGTGACTGTAACAAGAGCAGAGATCAGATGTGGAAAGGG ATAGTTGGAGATTGTTCTACTGTGTGGATTGTGACTGAAATTAATCGAGCAGCATCAGACAAAGAGGCCTGGGGGATCCTGGAAAGTGTCAGTAGTTTGATTGGAAATGGTGGCGAATGTCAGCAAATTCATTTTATCTGCACCAAGTCTGATCTTCTTGATGATTCAGATGATCT TTCATCAGCTGATATCCATGATCGAATAGTTAAAAGAAACATTCAAGCCAATGATGGAGTAAGGAAAGAATTCAACAAGAGAAGCAAGATTAAG ACACACTTCACTGATGACAGTTTCAAAGTGTTCACAGTGAGCTCCAAAGAGTTCCTAAAAGGGAAGCATCTAAGTCCAGAAGACACTG AAATAACCAAACTTAAAGGATTTTTGCAAGAGCTCAATGACTGTCACTCAGAGATAGTAAACTATGTGAGTGGAGCTTATGGGATTCTGTCTTTGATTGAAGGTGCCAGGCGCAGAAAAGAG GGTGTTGGAAAAGCAGATGATGTATGTAAAGTCCTTGAGaaaaacatgacagaaaaaCTTGATCAAGTGAAAAAAGCAGTTGAAAAAGCGATCAAGGATTTTGAACAGTGTCTTACAGAAGGGGTTAAAAATTCCAAAACCTctgatgaaaaactgaaatcgTTTTTGGACCGTGAT aaacagccTAGTTTTTTCAAGACACTAGAGGCTGTGGTTAGGAAAGACGGcatgcacaaaacaaaaaaaggggaaCACATAAATCTCAACACAGTATTAGCTTCATGTTTGACTGACAGCATTGATGAAAAATTCAGAAAGACCTTCCC aaatgatGTTAAAGGTGGATATTTCGATGGAGTCATCAGTAGATTTTCACTTGACACAAATTCGCTGATTCAAAAATACcaagatgtcaaactgcagctGATATTTCTCCAGACAGAG GAGGATAAAATTAAGGCAAAACTCAACAAAATAATcctaaaagagaagaaaatcaTCTACAACAGTCTAACAGAGGCAAttgagaaaaacatgaaaaagtgcTATGAAG ATGCACGAAAAATTTCAGGGAAtgatgcactgaaaaaaatgagGAAGACTATTGAGACACATGTATCCTTAAATAGGAACATGTATGAGGACGCAAAAGAGACCATGTTGGAGAAGATGGATGAACTGATG ATGATCATCTGCAAGGAACTAAAGGAAACCATGGACCACTCCATTAAACTCTCACTCAAGGCATCAGCTTTGAGTGAGAGTCTTCCAG aTGTTTCAGAGCATCTTGAAACTGTCCAGCAACATTACAATGAAG TTCCTGTGAATTCTCAAAGAAAGAGGGTGAAATTTGATGACAATCCTAAGCACCTAAATATACA
- the LOC102083097 gene encoding nuclear GTPase SLIP-GC isoform X4: MDDFVRNKLVEWGLSELVEKFKDEQIDSESLCELDDQEINNLITKAGPRVKFKKNLKLLKEEKNTNQETVISFQCQQQHEDVADVVQCEEEHEEAADVVQVLPSTSDTGKRKPDLESDASRLQSPAKRQRQSMPGFEEPTILSNVKNIMAFVHSRLNEQDKLCAFLKKKISDLETNKRELVGVFGKTGAGKSSLINAIIKEKNLLPSGSVNACTSVMIKVEANTYSSKYEAEIEFITKEEWNEELWSFRQFLDNNKNQKKEDDDYHDAVEKLSALYGDDWRKSFENLMDRKYFKEIPEFLQSRRKILTCESANELSAEFVKYTRSDSKQEESDEGKQWFWPLVKCVTVRVPNRPLLQHVTLVDLPGNGDCNKSRDQMWKGIVGDCSTVWIVTEINRAASDKEAWGILESVSSLIGNGGECQQIHFICTKSDLLDDSDDLSSADIHDRIVKRNIQANDGVRKEFNKRSKIKTHFTDDSFKVFTVSSKEFLKGKHLSPEDTEITKLKGFLQELNDCHSEIVNYVSGAYGILSLIEGARRRKEGVGKADDVCKVLEKNMTEKLDQVKKAVEKAIKDFEQCLTEGVKNSKTSDEKLKSFLDRDKQPSFFKTLEAVVRKDGMHKTKKGEHINLNTVLASCLTDSIDEKFRKTFPNDVKGGYFDGVISRFSLDTNSLIQKYQDVKLQLIFLQTEEDKIKAKLNKIILKEKKIIYNSLTEAIEKNMKKCYEDARKISGNDALKKMRKTIETHVSLNRNMYEDAKETMLEKMDELMMIICKELKETMDHSIKLSLKASALSESLPDVSEHLETVQQHYNEDLLHTVTAET, translated from the exons ATGGATGATTTCGTAAGAAACAAACTGGTTGAATGGGGGCTAAGTGAGTTGGTGGAGAAATTTAAAG atGAACAAATCGATTCTGAAAGTCTGTGTGAGCTTGATGATCAAGAAATTAATAATTTGATCACAAAAGCTGGACCAAGAGTGAAATTCAAGAAGAACCTCAAGCTGTTAAAG gaagaaaaaaacacaaatcaagAAACAGTCATTTCTTTTCAA TGTCAACAGCAGCATGAAGATGTAGCTGATGTGGTTCAG TGTGAAGAGGAGCATGAAGAAGCAGCTGATGTGGTTCAG GTCTTGCCATCCACAAGTGATACAG gaaaaagaaaaccagACCTTGAAAGTGATGCCAGCAGGTTGCAGTCACCAGCTAAGCGACAGCGTCAGTCAATGCCAGGATTTGAAG AACCAACCATACTATCTAATGTGAAAAACATCATGGCATTTGTACATTCCAGACTAAATGAGCAAGACAAACTCTGTGCTTTCTTAAA GAAAAAGATCAGTGATTTGGAGACAAACAAGAGGGAGCTGGTTGGTGTCTTTGGTAAAACTGGAGCTGGAAAGAGCTCTTTGATAAATGCCATCATCAAAGAGAAGAATCTTTTACCCTCAGGAAGTGTCAATGCCTGCACCTCAGTCATGATCAAAGTGGAGGCTAACACATACAGCTCAAAGTATGAAGCAGAAATTGAGTTCATCACAAAAGAG GAGTGGAACGAAGAGTTGTGGTCATTTCGTCAGTTTCTtgacaataataaaaatcagaaaaaggAAGACGATGATTATCATGACGCTGTTGAAAAGCTGTCAGCACTGTATGGAGACGACTGGAGAAAGTCCTTTGAAAACCTCATGGATCGCAAATATTTCAAAGAAATTCCAGAATTTCTCCAATCCAGGCGGAAGATTTTGACATGTGAATCA GCTAATGAACTCTCTGCAGAATTTGTCAAGTACACAAGAAGTGATTCAAAACAAGAAGAaagtgatgaaggaaaacagtGGTTTTGGCCACTAGTGAAGTGTGTGACTGTCAGGGTGCCAAACAGGCCTCTTCTCCAGCATGTCACACTTGTGGACCTTCCTGGAAATGGTGACTGTAACAAGAGCAGAGATCAGATGTGGAAAGGG ATAGTTGGAGATTGTTCTACTGTGTGGATTGTGACTGAAATTAATCGAGCAGCATCAGACAAAGAGGCCTGGGGGATCCTGGAAAGTGTCAGTAGTTTGATTGGAAATGGTGGCGAATGTCAGCAAATTCATTTTATCTGCACCAAGTCTGATCTTCTTGATGATTCAGATGATCT TTCATCAGCTGATATCCATGATCGAATAGTTAAAAGAAACATTCAAGCCAATGATGGAGTAAGGAAAGAATTCAACAAGAGAAGCAAGATTAAG ACACACTTCACTGATGACAGTTTCAAAGTGTTCACAGTGAGCTCCAAAGAGTTCCTAAAAGGGAAGCATCTAAGTCCAGAAGACACTG AAATAACCAAACTTAAAGGATTTTTGCAAGAGCTCAATGACTGTCACTCAGAGATAGTAAACTATGTGAGTGGAGCTTATGGGATTCTGTCTTTGATTGAAGGTGCCAGGCGCAGAAAAGAG GGTGTTGGAAAAGCAGATGATGTATGTAAAGTCCTTGAGaaaaacatgacagaaaaaCTTGATCAAGTGAAAAAAGCAGTTGAAAAAGCGATCAAGGATTTTGAACAGTGTCTTACAGAAGGGGTTAAAAATTCCAAAACCTctgatgaaaaactgaaatcgTTTTTGGACCGTGAT aaacagccTAGTTTTTTCAAGACACTAGAGGCTGTGGTTAGGAAAGACGGcatgcacaaaacaaaaaaaggggaaCACATAAATCTCAACACAGTATTAGCTTCATGTTTGACTGACAGCATTGATGAAAAATTCAGAAAGACCTTCCC aaatgatGTTAAAGGTGGATATTTCGATGGAGTCATCAGTAGATTTTCACTTGACACAAATTCGCTGATTCAAAAATACcaagatgtcaaactgcagctGATATTTCTCCAGACAGAG GAGGATAAAATTAAGGCAAAACTCAACAAAATAATcctaaaagagaagaaaatcaTCTACAACAGTCTAACAGAGGCAAttgagaaaaacatgaaaaagtgcTATGAAG ATGCACGAAAAATTTCAGGGAAtgatgcactgaaaaaaatgagGAAGACTATTGAGACACATGTATCCTTAAATAGGAACATGTATGAGGACGCAAAAGAGACCATGTTGGAGAAGATGGATGAACTGATG ATGATCATCTGCAAGGAACTAAAGGAAACCATGGACCACTCCATTAAACTCTCACTCAAGGCATCAGCTTTGAGTGAGAGTCTTCCAG aTGTTTCAGAGCATCTTGAAACTGTCCAGCAACATTACAATGAAG
- the LOC102083097 gene encoding nuclear GTPase SLIP-GC isoform X2 — MDDFVRNKLVEWGLSELVEKFKDEQIDSESLCELDDQEINNLITKAGPRVKFKKNLKLLKEEKNTNQETVISFQCQQQHEDVADVVQCEEEHEEAADVVQVLPSTSDTGKRKPDLESDASRLQSPAKRQRQSMPGFEEPTILSNVKNIMAFVHSRLNEQDKLCAFLKKKISDLETNKRELVGVFGKTGAGKSSLINAIIKEKNLLPSGSVNACTSVMIKVEANTYSSKYEAEIEFITKEEWNEELWSFRQFLDNNKNQKKEDDDYHDAVEKLSALYGDDWRKSFENLMDRKYFKEIPEFLQSRRKILTCESANELSAEFVKYTRSDSKQEESDEGKQWFWPLVKCVTVRVPNRPLLQHVTLVDLPGNGDCNKSRDQMWKGIVGDCSTVWIVTEINRAASDKEAWGILESVSSLIGNGGECQQIHFICTKSDLLDDSDDLSSADIHDRIVKRNIQANDGVRKEFNKRSKIKTHFTDDSFKVFTVSSKEFLKGKHLSPEDTEITKLKGFLQELNDCHSEIVNYVSGAYGILSLIEGARRRKEGVGKADDVCKVLEKNMTEKLDQVKKAVEKAIKDFEQCLTEGVKNSKTSDEKLKSFLDRDKQPSFFKTLEAVVRKDGMHKTKKGEHINLNTVLASCLTDSIDEKFRKTFPNDVKGGYFDGVISRFSLDTNSLIQKYQDVKLQLIFLQTEEDKIKAKLNKIILKEKKIIYNSLTEAIEKNMKKCYEDARKISGNDALKKMRKTIETHVSLNRNMYEDAKETMLEKMDELMMIICKELKETMDHSIKLSLKASALSESLPDVSEHLETVQQHYNEGKGSQEREMTSQ; from the exons ATGGATGATTTCGTAAGAAACAAACTGGTTGAATGGGGGCTAAGTGAGTTGGTGGAGAAATTTAAAG atGAACAAATCGATTCTGAAAGTCTGTGTGAGCTTGATGATCAAGAAATTAATAATTTGATCACAAAAGCTGGACCAAGAGTGAAATTCAAGAAGAACCTCAAGCTGTTAAAG gaagaaaaaaacacaaatcaagAAACAGTCATTTCTTTTCAA TGTCAACAGCAGCATGAAGATGTAGCTGATGTGGTTCAG TGTGAAGAGGAGCATGAAGAAGCAGCTGATGTGGTTCAG GTCTTGCCATCCACAAGTGATACAG gaaaaagaaaaccagACCTTGAAAGTGATGCCAGCAGGTTGCAGTCACCAGCTAAGCGACAGCGTCAGTCAATGCCAGGATTTGAAG AACCAACCATACTATCTAATGTGAAAAACATCATGGCATTTGTACATTCCAGACTAAATGAGCAAGACAAACTCTGTGCTTTCTTAAA GAAAAAGATCAGTGATTTGGAGACAAACAAGAGGGAGCTGGTTGGTGTCTTTGGTAAAACTGGAGCTGGAAAGAGCTCTTTGATAAATGCCATCATCAAAGAGAAGAATCTTTTACCCTCAGGAAGTGTCAATGCCTGCACCTCAGTCATGATCAAAGTGGAGGCTAACACATACAGCTCAAAGTATGAAGCAGAAATTGAGTTCATCACAAAAGAG GAGTGGAACGAAGAGTTGTGGTCATTTCGTCAGTTTCTtgacaataataaaaatcagaaaaaggAAGACGATGATTATCATGACGCTGTTGAAAAGCTGTCAGCACTGTATGGAGACGACTGGAGAAAGTCCTTTGAAAACCTCATGGATCGCAAATATTTCAAAGAAATTCCAGAATTTCTCCAATCCAGGCGGAAGATTTTGACATGTGAATCA GCTAATGAACTCTCTGCAGAATTTGTCAAGTACACAAGAAGTGATTCAAAACAAGAAGAaagtgatgaaggaaaacagtGGTTTTGGCCACTAGTGAAGTGTGTGACTGTCAGGGTGCCAAACAGGCCTCTTCTCCAGCATGTCACACTTGTGGACCTTCCTGGAAATGGTGACTGTAACAAGAGCAGAGATCAGATGTGGAAAGGG ATAGTTGGAGATTGTTCTACTGTGTGGATTGTGACTGAAATTAATCGAGCAGCATCAGACAAAGAGGCCTGGGGGATCCTGGAAAGTGTCAGTAGTTTGATTGGAAATGGTGGCGAATGTCAGCAAATTCATTTTATCTGCACCAAGTCTGATCTTCTTGATGATTCAGATGATCT TTCATCAGCTGATATCCATGATCGAATAGTTAAAAGAAACATTCAAGCCAATGATGGAGTAAGGAAAGAATTCAACAAGAGAAGCAAGATTAAG ACACACTTCACTGATGACAGTTTCAAAGTGTTCACAGTGAGCTCCAAAGAGTTCCTAAAAGGGAAGCATCTAAGTCCAGAAGACACTG AAATAACCAAACTTAAAGGATTTTTGCAAGAGCTCAATGACTGTCACTCAGAGATAGTAAACTATGTGAGTGGAGCTTATGGGATTCTGTCTTTGATTGAAGGTGCCAGGCGCAGAAAAGAG GGTGTTGGAAAAGCAGATGATGTATGTAAAGTCCTTGAGaaaaacatgacagaaaaaCTTGATCAAGTGAAAAAAGCAGTTGAAAAAGCGATCAAGGATTTTGAACAGTGTCTTACAGAAGGGGTTAAAAATTCCAAAACCTctgatgaaaaactgaaatcgTTTTTGGACCGTGAT aaacagccTAGTTTTTTCAAGACACTAGAGGCTGTGGTTAGGAAAGACGGcatgcacaaaacaaaaaaaggggaaCACATAAATCTCAACACAGTATTAGCTTCATGTTTGACTGACAGCATTGATGAAAAATTCAGAAAGACCTTCCC aaatgatGTTAAAGGTGGATATTTCGATGGAGTCATCAGTAGATTTTCACTTGACACAAATTCGCTGATTCAAAAATACcaagatgtcaaactgcagctGATATTTCTCCAGACAGAG GAGGATAAAATTAAGGCAAAACTCAACAAAATAATcctaaaagagaagaaaatcaTCTACAACAGTCTAACAGAGGCAAttgagaaaaacatgaaaaagtgcTATGAAG ATGCACGAAAAATTTCAGGGAAtgatgcactgaaaaaaatgagGAAGACTATTGAGACACATGTATCCTTAAATAGGAACATGTATGAGGACGCAAAAGAGACCATGTTGGAGAAGATGGATGAACTGATG ATGATCATCTGCAAGGAACTAAAGGAAACCATGGACCACTCCATTAAACTCTCACTCAAGGCATCAGCTTTGAGTGAGAGTCTTCCAG aTGTTTCAGAGCATCTTGAAACTGTCCAGCAACATTACAATGAAGGTAAGGGCAGTCAAGAGAGAGAAATGACATCACAGTAA
- the LOC102083097 gene encoding nuclear GTPase SLIP-GC isoform X5 yields MDDFVRNKLVEWGLSELVEKFKDEQIDSESLCELDDQEINNLITKAGPRVKFKKNLKLLKVLPSTSDTGKRKPDLESDASRLQSPAKRQRQSMPGFEEPTILSNVKNIMAFVHSRLNEQDKLCAFLKKKISDLETNKRELVGVFGKTGAGKSSLINAIIKEKNLLPSGSVNACTSVMIKVEANTYSSKYEAEIEFITKEEWNEELWSFRQFLDNNKNQKKEDDDYHDAVEKLSALYGDDWRKSFENLMDRKYFKEIPEFLQSRRKILTCESANELSAEFVKYTRSDSKQEESDEGKQWFWPLVKCVTVRVPNRPLLQHVTLVDLPGNGDCNKSRDQMWKGIVGDCSTVWIVTEINRAASDKEAWGILESVSSLIGNGGECQQIHFICTKSDLLDDSDDLSSADIHDRIVKRNIQANDGVRKEFNKRSKIKTHFTDDSFKVFTVSSKEFLKGKHLSPEDTEITKLKGFLQELNDCHSEIVNYVSGAYGILSLIEGARRRKEGVGKADDVCKVLEKNMTEKLDQVKKAVEKAIKDFEQCLTEGVKNSKTSDEKLKSFLDRDKQPSFFKTLEAVVRKDGMHKTKKGEHINLNTVLASCLTDSIDEKFRKTFPNDVKGGYFDGVISRFSLDTNSLIQKYQDVKLQLIFLQTEEDKIKAKLNKIILKEKKIIYNSLTEAIEKNMKKCYEDARKISGNDALKKMRKTIETHVSLNRNMYEDAKETMLEKMDELMMIICKELKETMDHSIKLSLKASALSESLPDVSEHLETVQQHYNEVPVNSQRKRVKFDDNPKHLNIQFAPHSNSRNLMTHSTSLREH; encoded by the exons ATGGATGATTTCGTAAGAAACAAACTGGTTGAATGGGGGCTAAGTGAGTTGGTGGAGAAATTTAAAG atGAACAAATCGATTCTGAAAGTCTGTGTGAGCTTGATGATCAAGAAATTAATAATTTGATCACAAAAGCTGGACCAAGAGTGAAATTCAAGAAGAACCTCAAGCTGTTAAAG GTCTTGCCATCCACAAGTGATACAG gaaaaagaaaaccagACCTTGAAAGTGATGCCAGCAGGTTGCAGTCACCAGCTAAGCGACAGCGTCAGTCAATGCCAGGATTTGAAG AACCAACCATACTATCTAATGTGAAAAACATCATGGCATTTGTACATTCCAGACTAAATGAGCAAGACAAACTCTGTGCTTTCTTAAA GAAAAAGATCAGTGATTTGGAGACAAACAAGAGGGAGCTGGTTGGTGTCTTTGGTAAAACTGGAGCTGGAAAGAGCTCTTTGATAAATGCCATCATCAAAGAGAAGAATCTTTTACCCTCAGGAAGTGTCAATGCCTGCACCTCAGTCATGATCAAAGTGGAGGCTAACACATACAGCTCAAAGTATGAAGCAGAAATTGAGTTCATCACAAAAGAG GAGTGGAACGAAGAGTTGTGGTCATTTCGTCAGTTTCTtgacaataataaaaatcagaaaaaggAAGACGATGATTATCATGACGCTGTTGAAAAGCTGTCAGCACTGTATGGAGACGACTGGAGAAAGTCCTTTGAAAACCTCATGGATCGCAAATATTTCAAAGAAATTCCAGAATTTCTCCAATCCAGGCGGAAGATTTTGACATGTGAATCA GCTAATGAACTCTCTGCAGAATTTGTCAAGTACACAAGAAGTGATTCAAAACAAGAAGAaagtgatgaaggaaaacagtGGTTTTGGCCACTAGTGAAGTGTGTGACTGTCAGGGTGCCAAACAGGCCTCTTCTCCAGCATGTCACACTTGTGGACCTTCCTGGAAATGGTGACTGTAACAAGAGCAGAGATCAGATGTGGAAAGGG ATAGTTGGAGATTGTTCTACTGTGTGGATTGTGACTGAAATTAATCGAGCAGCATCAGACAAAGAGGCCTGGGGGATCCTGGAAAGTGTCAGTAGTTTGATTGGAAATGGTGGCGAATGTCAGCAAATTCATTTTATCTGCACCAAGTCTGATCTTCTTGATGATTCAGATGATCT TTCATCAGCTGATATCCATGATCGAATAGTTAAAAGAAACATTCAAGCCAATGATGGAGTAAGGAAAGAATTCAACAAGAGAAGCAAGATTAAG ACACACTTCACTGATGACAGTTTCAAAGTGTTCACAGTGAGCTCCAAAGAGTTCCTAAAAGGGAAGCATCTAAGTCCAGAAGACACTG AAATAACCAAACTTAAAGGATTTTTGCAAGAGCTCAATGACTGTCACTCAGAGATAGTAAACTATGTGAGTGGAGCTTATGGGATTCTGTCTTTGATTGAAGGTGCCAGGCGCAGAAAAGAG GGTGTTGGAAAAGCAGATGATGTATGTAAAGTCCTTGAGaaaaacatgacagaaaaaCTTGATCAAGTGAAAAAAGCAGTTGAAAAAGCGATCAAGGATTTTGAACAGTGTCTTACAGAAGGGGTTAAAAATTCCAAAACCTctgatgaaaaactgaaatcgTTTTTGGACCGTGAT aaacagccTAGTTTTTTCAAGACACTAGAGGCTGTGGTTAGGAAAGACGGcatgcacaaaacaaaaaaaggggaaCACATAAATCTCAACACAGTATTAGCTTCATGTTTGACTGACAGCATTGATGAAAAATTCAGAAAGACCTTCCC aaatgatGTTAAAGGTGGATATTTCGATGGAGTCATCAGTAGATTTTCACTTGACACAAATTCGCTGATTCAAAAATACcaagatgtcaaactgcagctGATATTTCTCCAGACAGAG GAGGATAAAATTAAGGCAAAACTCAACAAAATAATcctaaaagagaagaaaatcaTCTACAACAGTCTAACAGAGGCAAttgagaaaaacatgaaaaagtgcTATGAAG ATGCACGAAAAATTTCAGGGAAtgatgcactgaaaaaaatgagGAAGACTATTGAGACACATGTATCCTTAAATAGGAACATGTATGAGGACGCAAAAGAGACCATGTTGGAGAAGATGGATGAACTGATG ATGATCATCTGCAAGGAACTAAAGGAAACCATGGACCACTCCATTAAACTCTCACTCAAGGCATCAGCTTTGAGTGAGAGTCTTCCAG aTGTTTCAGAGCATCTTGAAACTGTCCAGCAACATTACAATGAAG TTCCTGTGAATTCTCAAAGAAAGAGGGTGAAATTTGATGACAATCCTAAGCACCTAAATATACA